A window of Zavarzinella sp. contains these coding sequences:
- a CDS encoding arginase family protein, translating into MKNTTVVTFPFDCFGGAGTSEGAILMEEVIDEILEDAATEKRKARSRVFAGKIHTHSCDFSTLEKIQNWEATAHQVLQKLLGKEFILWCGGNHLSVKPVYEHLPADTLVIQFDAHLDVYHLHEVEKSLSHGNFLIHLGEKLPPIVQIGHRDLFLPQKHISKYFTTTFSSLEWSKDPHGRLAEMATLVEKYSHIWLDIDCDVFDPVYFPATGHHLPLGLSPREVVSAIDALWSEKVLGVSFSEFLPTRDVQDTSLTTLGWVLEWLLLKIHEV; encoded by the coding sequence ATGAAAAACACCACGGTGGTTACTTTTCCGTTTGATTGCTTTGGGGGTGCGGGCACCAGCGAAGGTGCCATCCTGATGGAAGAAGTAATCGATGAAATCCTGGAAGATGCCGCCACCGAGAAGCGGAAGGCACGTTCGAGGGTGTTTGCTGGCAAAATACACACGCACTCGTGCGACTTTTCGACATTAGAAAAAATTCAGAATTGGGAAGCCACCGCACATCAGGTGCTGCAAAAGCTGCTGGGGAAAGAGTTCATCCTCTGGTGCGGAGGCAACCACCTGTCTGTCAAACCGGTGTACGAGCATTTACCTGCCGATACACTGGTCATTCAATTTGATGCCCACCTGGATGTCTACCACCTGCATGAGGTGGAAAAGAGCCTCAGTCATGGCAATTTTCTCATACATCTGGGCGAAAAGCTGCCGCCGATCGTGCAGATTGGTCACCGTGATCTGTTTTTGCCGCAAAAGCATATCAGCAAATACTTTACGACAACTTTTTCATCGCTTGAATGGTCAAAAGACCCCCACGGCAGGCTGGCAGAAATGGCCACATTGGTGGAAAAGTACTCCCACATCTGGCTGGATATCGATTGTGATGTGTTTGATCCGGTCTATTTTCCTGCAACGGGCCACCATCTTCCGCTGGGCCTGTCCCCACGCGAGGTGGTATCGGCCATTGACGCACTTTGGTCGGAAAAGGTGTTGGGGGTATCATTTTCGGAGTTTTTGCCCACCCGCGATGTTCAGGACACCAGCCTCACCACCCTCGGCTGGGTACTCGAATGGCTGTTATTAAAGATTCATGAAGTGTGA